In Capra hircus breed San Clemente chromosome 5, ASM170441v1, whole genome shotgun sequence, the DNA window CTAATATAGTGTTTTCTGTTAgttataattcaatttttttaaagtatgaatgTTTCCCTTGgtgttccttcctttttaaaaaattttcattgcGAAGCATTTCTGACATACAAAAAATTATCAAGAATACTGAGAGACTGAGAGCTTCCTGAGGGCCAAGTggttagcaaagagtcggacacaactgagatgacttggcatgcatgcacgcatgggAAATATATGTGATAGTAAAATATTCATTGTAGTATCTCAGTAGTAAAAGTATCAGTGTTCACTGGacaattctttccattttttgtttaaattttcataataaattgttaagagaagaaaaaagatattaagaacaatATAATGAATGCCCAGGTAATCCCCACTTAACCTAAGAAACCAATCTGAATTTGGATAGTCAGTATCCTAGCTACTTTTTGATCCTTGTACTATAATATAAAGtattattttgtatgttttcttaattttatttacaaGTTCTTATactatgtattttcttttctttttttttcccactcagcATTTAGTTAAGAGATCCATTCGCATTGATACACAGGttctgatttattcatttttattattgttttggaGTACATTGATTGAACAAGGGATAAAGTAGTCATTGATTAGGTTACCAGACTTTTTAGGTATTTACAGTCTTTTACTTATCTGCttgttttgcttatttaacttatatgcagagtacatcatgagaaatgctgggctggatgaagcacaagctgaagtcaagattgctgggtaaaatatcaataacctcagatatgcagatggcaccactcttatgccagaaagtgaagaactaaagagcctcttgatgaaagtgaaagaggagagtgaaaaggttggcttaaaactcaatattcagaaagctaagatcatggcatccagtcccatcacttcatgacagatagatggggaaacaatggaaacagtgagagactttattttcttgggctccaaaatcactgcagatggtgattgcagccatgaaattaaaagacacttgctccttggaagaaaagctatgaccaatctagacagcatattaaaatcagagacattattttgccagcaaaggtccctatagttaaagctatggtttttccagtagtcatgtatggatgtgagagttggactataaagaaagctgagcaccaaagaactgatgcatttgagctgtggtattgaagaagactcttgagagtccattggactgccaggagatccaaccagtccatcctaaaggaaatcagtccagaatactcattggaaggactgatgctgaagctgaaagtccaattctttgaccacctgatgctaagaacagactcactggaaaagaccctgatgctgggcaagactgaaggcaggaggagaaggggacgacagaggatgagatggttggatggcatcaccaacttgatggacatgagttgagtgagctccgggagttggtgatggacagggaagcttggtgtgctgcactccatggggtggcaaagagtcagacacgactgagcagctgaaccgTGTTTTACAGGGTTtccctccctagtggctcagtggtaaagaatccatctaccaaaGAAGaagtaggttcgatccctgggtcaggaagatcccctggagaaggaaatggcaactcactccaatattcttaccaggaaaaccccatggacagaggagcctggcacagtcAATCCACGGAGGTCACAAAAGTGtcagtcatgacttagtgactaaacagcaagtcTTTTTAGTCACAAGCAGTACTATTATGCTCATCATTTGCATGGCTCCACGTCACTTTGTGTCCATGTGAAAGTTGGCATTGcttagtcactaacttgtgtcagactctttgtgaccccatgaactgtagctcaccaggctcctctacccatgggagtcttcagtcaagaatactggaatgggttaccatttccttctccaagggatcatcctgaTGTAGGGATTGAacgcaagtctcctgcactgcaggcagatacgttaccactggccaccagggaaaccaaaagTTGGCATAATGGTATACGATTCCATGTAGTAAAGATCGTGGCTTCTGGAGCTTTGGGGCACAGCTGGATCCAGGTTCTCATTCTATGTCATCAGGAACCAGTTACTGCCATCCCTTGGATTTGCTCTCCTCTATGCCAGCTTCATTCTCAGTGATCTCTCCACATAAGATGGCCCCTAGCAGCTGTAAGCTTATATCCAGCCAGTGGACAAAGGGCACCCCTTTCTAGAAAGTTCCAGCAGCAGTGGGTGAGATTGGGACATGTGTTCGTCAACTACAAATTGAcacttgccaagagcatttgccagccactgaacaacaacaagggcctTTGCCATCGGCCTCTGTGGAGACTgaaccctgtgctgctgcagctgccaaCCTTCAGCACCCTCTGAGGGGAATTCAGGGTCGGGAgcgaggcactctgtgctccagggaaactggtagaacaggtctttagacagatattttcaggaattgatttcatgatcccaatcctctcatctcttcatatctagaaaatcaCCAAATCCCTTCGTGGTGACACCAGTTCCTCATGACTAGGAGAAAATCATTTATAAAACAAGCACTTGATTGCATTAagctcccccttcaccaaaatcttatatgtCGACCCTCCCCcattgcctctttggagcagtctctcggAGCTGTccatctgaggtgctgtctctgggctgcagtcctcatttcgCCCCAGATGAAATTTAACTCTCATGttgggtagggcttccctggtggctcagatggtaaaaaatctgcctgcaatgcaggagaccccagattgattcctgggtcaggaagatctttgtGTATCTTTTTAGTGTAGTCCTTGGGGGTCTACACTAGTAGTGTTTCTTTGTGTATCTTTTCAGTCGGCTTGTTCATCTCGAACAAATGAAACCAGGAGAATGGGATTTCTCACTGGCCAATCCTGGGTCATGTGTTTATCACGGTCAGTCTCATCAAATGGCAGTGGACTGAGAATGGGAAAGGGTGATTCTGTGAATAAAAACAGAAGAGCTGTTGCCAAACAcgggaggactgatgctgggcAGGCAACAACAGAGGTCCAGGGCCTCATCTGTCCCTCCTGTGTGCAACCCTTTACCATTGCATGCCGTACTACATGTGATCCTGCATACATGTGTGGGAACGTCTCAAGGAAAGGAGACCTCAGCCTTCATCTTGTCTCCCAGAGTGAATACAGTTCTGCCCTGTTCATAATAAATGGCGGCCTGTGGAATCCAGTCTTGCCCAGATGCAGCCGGCGGAGGAGGACAGCCAGTCAAAGCCCCTGCCTCTGTGGTTTTCACCTCCTCCCCTCTGGACCCAGCCTGAGAGAGTAGTGGTTGCTACCACTCTTCACACTTCTTTGTCCTCTCAGAGTTGTTGACTAGCAAGATGGAGACCCTAAAATTTTTGTCCAGTTCAAAAAACCTTATGAATGCAAACAGATGctgtttattgaacacctactatgcgcatttttttaaaagtatgtgacAGGGGCAAGATTTAGCAAATAAGAGTGTCTTCAGCTTTCTGTAAATATACTAAGAGCAATTGtatgttttaataaattttgtactgtgtgaattatatctcaatgaagttttttttttaaggaattccaGGTCTTATGTGGTATGATTCAATCTATATAAAAGTCAAGAATGGACTAAAGTAATCTATGGTGATGGGAGTCAGCAGAGTGGTTACCTTGGGAACAGATGACTTTGGGGCATAGGAAGCTTGTGAGGTACCGGAAATGTCTGTCTCGATCTGGTGGTTAGCACGCGGTGTGTCATGTGTAAAAATCCAATCAGCTGTGTATTTCTGATGTGTATGCCTTAAAGCTCACAtgttacacttcaataaaagtaAACTCAAGAAGTACTGGGTATTTTTCAGTGAAGAAATCAGTTCTAGAGTAATTCAGAGCACAAgattttcctctgtttatttttgttttttccatttttttaattgagatgaaattcacataacaaaggtaaacattttaaagtgaatCATTCAGTGGAGTTTAGTATGACCACAGTGTTGTGTAACAACCACCACTATTATGGtatcattttcatcaccccaaaagaaacCCGGTGCCTGTTAAGCAGATGCTCTCCACaactccttccccctccctctgcccccacaACAATCAGCTTGCCTTCAGTCGCTGTAGAtttattctagatatttcatatatgtggaatcatacaatatgtgacctGTTGTGTCTGTAAGAGCACAGGTTTTTAACAGGGATATTCTTCTGAAGCCAAAGGGAAGACACTGAAGGATTAAGTGGGGGAAAGGACACAGGCTGACTTTTGAGACATTCTCTTTCTCAAAGCTTCTGAGAAACACCACACCAGTTACCCACTGGGGATTTCCTGAATGGGAACCAGGCTGGGGACAAAGAGGCCAACTGGGAGCTTCGCATCCCTCAAGAAAGGGACTGCAGTTTGTACAGGTAGCTCTGTTTCTTTCCACGTTTACTGCCTCCCCAGAGCTGGACTGTAAACCTCATGAAGGCAGGAACCACATGTCTCGTTCCTTGTCATCTCTTTGTTCCACGAAAACCGGTGCTCTCCAAGCAGTGAGTGACCAGTGAGTGCATGGACCAGGTTTCTGTATTAATAGGCAGAGGGTGCAGTCAGCGGTTGCTGCTGGAATTCAGGGACCATCCAGTGATGGAGTCAAGGCTGGGGGATGTGGGACAGAGTGGCTGTATCAAGGTTTCTATCCAAGAGGATGTGGAAGGACAGGAAAAGGGAGAGTTGAGAAGACAGGAGGGACCCTTGAGCTTCAGTTCAAGCAACGAGGGAGCAGTGGTTACACTGATTCCAGGGAAAAACAATGACTTTAGTTTCGAACCCTGTGagatggcggggggtggggtggggtggggtggaggtgggggtgcagTGTGTCCCGATGTTACTGGATATTTAGATCCATAGCTCAGAATCATGctttgaagaaaacattttcttgttgctcagtcatgtctgactctttgtgaccccatgaactgcagcctgccaggcttccctgtccttcatgatctcccagagtttgctcaaatgcatgcccattgagttggtgaagccatccaaccatctcatcctcttgatgccccttctcctcctgacctcaatcgttcccagcatcagggtcttttccagggtcttttccatagGCTCTTGTGGAAAACATAGGgtgatttctaaatatttaaccACTGTCAAAGCATGGGTGCACAGTCATCAGAATTAATGCTGGCCATGAGGCTGAAGCACTGTCCTAGAGGTTCCAGAACATCCATATTTTAGCCAGTTGCCAGACTGTAGGAAGGTTAGTGGTCCCAAAAGAAGGCACTCGGGGCCACAGGTGTTTACCAAGCAGCACAGAAGTATTTCAATCTTTCACCCTCTGGTGTGGCTGCACATGAATGAGCCCTGGAGTTCTTGCTATAGCCAGATGCTGTGTTAACCTAAACCCTATCCACCCATGGCCCCTGGCAACCCTCACAGTCATCCTGTTAGGTATCATCATCAccctcaccatcatcaccatgcTAAGTGCCATGCGACATGGTAGCACTTTCCTTACCAGCATGCTGCcagtcttgcctggggaatttcacTGCAGTCGATTATCCTGGTGCTGGGTCGTCCAcagttttttatgtttttatgttttttagtatttattcttatttatttggctgcatcggggcTTAACTGCGGCATGCAAGATCCTTGATCTTCGTTATGGCATTCgggatctttttagttgtggcatgtggaatctagttccctgaccagggatcaaacccgggcaccctgcactgggagtatggagtcttagccacctgaccaccagggaagtccctgaatcatCCACAGTTTAATCAAGGCCTTCAATAACTTTTGCCTATCCCCTGTTCAAAGGGTGAGGCAGCCTCATGTTTCCTGAGTGTTCCCATTATTCACGGACACATTCCAATTGATTTCCCGCAGGCCTCTGCGAGTCTATTCTAACCACCCTAGCCCAACTCTCGCAGAACTTGCCACTCTCTCTTCTGTACTCCATTAGACCTGGCTATAGCACCTGTGAGTCCTTATGCCATCTACCAGCTTTTAGGACTGTTACTCCCATTCCACTCAGCTATAGGTCCTTGAAAGACAAGGATCTTGTCAGGTGCCTCTTGCATTCACTGATATTTGGCAAAATGTTTGGCTATGGGCTCAACAAATGTCCACTGAGTGAATAAGTGAGCAGACACATGAATAAGACTGAATTGTGATCATTATTTGGGGAAAGATCTCATAATGCATTCCTTTTATCTTTACCACTTGAATTTATATCTAATTACTTCTCTGACCCTAGTAGATGTTTTCAACTATGAATATTAAATGAGAATATATTAAACTACTCCACAGTCGGAGATTAAGGACTGCAGAAACGAAGGTAAAAGAGCAAGAATATGCCTGATGCAACCAACCGACCTGAGAAAGAATCAGAATTTAATTTGCTCCAAACGTGCAGGTTTACCTTGCTCAGTTTACCTTGCCCTCCCCAAAGAGGGCAAAATGAGTTGTTAAAACATACATATCAActctttgacttttaaaataaaaagagatacgATAGCTAACACTAATAAAGGGCCCATCTTGATGTGCAAACTGCTTTGGAAAAAATAAGAGTCGTGAAGGCTTAGGGATGCTGACCCCAGGATGCAGAATGACTGACAGAGAAGTTCAGAGATGAGAGGCCCTCCAGTCAGAGTGGAAGCTTGAAGCTCCGTATGCACTCAGGTCTTGTTCTCCCCCGCATCCTCTCTCCCTTTGGGAGAGAAAAGAGCTAATGCAGTCTCTGAACCAACAGACAGCAGGTGTTGCACAGGTCAGTGCAGCCCTGCCCTTGTGCTAGTGGAAGGTGGAGGATGCTGTTACAGTTAAAAGCAGGGACTGGGTTCAAACCTCAGCCCTGCCCTTTCCTAGCTAACGACTGTACGTTGTGCTTGTTTATAAGCCTGTTGTTCCTTTATAAAACTGGAAATGATACTGCCTACCTCCGGGGACTATTAGAAGGAATAAAGAGGCCCATGAAGTGCTAAGCACCATGCCTGGCAGACAGGTACTCAATTCAATAAACAGTATCCTTTGTTATAGAGTGGTAGGTATATGGCAACCTGAGAAGTCAACATTCCTAGGTTTACACAGGGGCCAAAGGTCACACAGATGAATCAACACACTGGTTCTCAAacctggctgcacattagaatcatctaGGGAgcctttagtgattttttttttttttttttttttccttatttggctgcaccaggcttccctggtggctcagaggttaaagcgtctgcctccaatacaggagacctgggttcgatccctgggtcaggaagatcccctggagaaggaaatggtaacctactccagtattcttgcctgcagaatcccatggacggagaagcctggtaggctacagtccatggggtcgcaaaagagttggacacgattgagcgacttcactcacttcaggtcttagctgtggccttCAAGCTCTTTTAACTCTGGCATTTGGGATCTAACTCCCTGACCACGGATCGAaactgggtcccctgcactgggagtggagaatcttagccactggaccatcagggaagtccctcagctaGGAGGCCTTTAAAATGCTAGTGCcatggatgacccagagagatgttatggggagggaggtgggagggggggttcatgtttgggaacgcatgtacacccatggtggattcatgtcaatgtatggcaaaaccaatacagtattgtaaagtaaaataaagtaaaaataaaattaaaaaaaaaaaatgctagtgcCAGCCCTCTGTACCCACTGCGTCCAAAATCTATGGAGAGGGGCTCCAGGTATTTTTTAGGCTCCAAGAGTCTAACAGAAAGCAAGGGTTGTAACCCTCTGCTATAGTTAAGCACTGGCGTCAAGCAATGACCTATAAAGAAAACTGCTAATAGTCAAATCAGAACTAGGTGCCCAGTCCTAACAGGGAGGACATCTTgattgaagaattaaaaaaaacaaaaagcttacAATTGAAAACTACCCATCTTTCTAATTCTGAATACTGCACATTAATACATTGTTAAAAGTTATCAAATTCTCAGAAAACCACCACTCTGGAAAAGTCATAACAAAGCTCAAGTGTttattaagaattaaaaatactgtaaatAAGCCATACAGTTCATTTCACAGTAAACTAAacaaaccttttttttctttttccttttttttctttttttcttttttcttttttaaagggcaAGACAGCCATTAAAGAACAGTACAGCTCAAAGGGGGAAGGGAAACAGCAAAAGGCTACAGAAAATGCACACGTTCCTCACTGATGGATGGGGTCTGCTAACAGCAAACCTCTTCACGAACATTGTGATAAAAGAGAGACAATGGCCTCCATTCCCTGGGGAGGCAGTCTATGCCTTTATGAGCAGCTCTCATAATACATTTCCTGAAGGAATCCAAGGACTCTCAGGGATTCTAAACCCTTATTCTGAACACACTATTTGGGGCCTTATCAAGAGGTGACACAGGTCAGCCACAGGGGactctggggggggggggttgtgcCTTCACATTCAGAACCGTCTGAATTCTTTGCATAGTTACCACTGAGATCGTGAAATGGTTCAGGAATGGAAAAGACACCTTTCCCCACAGAAGGCGACCATCAAGCAGCTGATGCAACTAAAAATGGAGGGCTTGTCCCCCTCTCGATTCAGAGTTGACCTTAATGAGCTGTAACCAGTTTGAAGTGGAAGACAAGGAGTGACATCTCATGAGAACCTCGGCCAGaagtactaaaaaaaataaaataaaataaaataaaatgaattttccttAAAGACAATTAGAAAGAAAAGTTCCTCCCCCCACATTTTGCTTGAAATCTGCCAGCCAGGCAGGATTTTTGAGGTTAATCTGCTTCTGTTAATCCTCAACTGCAGCCACTACAGTTCTTCCCTGACACTAGGGAGAGACATCCCTTCTAGAAGGTGCCTCTGAGGCACAGAAGCCGTGCCTTCAGGAAACCCCTGGCCCCAAAGCTGAAGCAGAAGACTTTTGCACAACCGGTGGTGTGTGATAACCATCATAAATAAGTTAACCGGGCACAAAAACGTGGAAGGCCCGGGAGGTCCTGGTGGTGCGGGTCGTGGAGGGACCTGGCTGTGGGGGGAGAGGTAAGGGGGAGGTcatcaacattttttattttggtcaTGAAAAACTGCACTGGCCATCCGTGCCCTGCACACGCAATCCATTTAGACTTTCTCGTGAATCTTTTCCACTTTCACAAACAACCTATCCAGGTCATTTCTCAGGTCCTCTAGCAAGCCCTTGGCCGACTCCAAGTTGTTCTCGTTGGTCTCGATCTTCACCGAGTACGCGACCAAACTGTCCACAGCAGTCCTGAGCGTTTTCAAGTCCGACTCCACCTGGCCCACAGAGGCTCTGAGGTTGTCAAGAGAGGAGAGTCTGTCCAGCAGGTCCTGGGGGGGCGCGGCGGTGGCCTCGCGGCCCAGCAGCGTGTGGACCTGCTCCTGTACCTTCTGCAGAGCCTCCACAGCGCCAGGGAGCTCGGCCATGCGGCGCTTCAGCTCGTCCACATCACCGGCCAGAGAGAGCTGGGCCTCACCGAGGCCACGCACTGTGCCTGCCAGGCCCCCCTCGGCGTCGGCGGTGGGGCCCAGGCCGGCCACGCGCTCCTGCAGCTCCGCCAGGCGCCGTGCCTGCTCCTCGCTCTGTATGCGCAGAGCCTCCAGGCTCTCACCCTGGCGCGCCCAGGCTGCCCGCGCCGCCTGCACCCCATCTTCCACGCTCTGCAACCGCGAGTCCAAGCCTTGGCTCTCCTTTTGGAGTGTTTCAAAGGCCTCAGAGGGTCTGAAGGCCCCGTCTTCTTCTGGCCGGAGGGCTGCGGCCTTGAGCTGGCCAAGCTCCTCCTCGAGTCTCCTGATCTCCTCGGGGAGGTGGGCGGCAGATTCCTCGGCCCGGAGGATCTTCTCCGTGAGCGCCTGAAGGGTGTGATGTTCCGAATCAGCTGCCTCCTTGAACCTCTGCTGCTCCTGCTTGAGGCTCACCAGTTCTTTGACCTCCGTGTAGACATCCGACTCCATGGTCTGGATGGTGCTTCTCAGGGCCTCCATGTCCTTCTCTTTGGACTTCACCGAGGTTTGTATTTCCTTAACCACTTCCTTCAAGGCTTTCAGATCCTGCTTATATCCCTCCGAGTCTTCTAGAGAGGCAACCTTGGCCTTCACGTCATTGATCTCCTTCTGGCTCCTCTTCTGGACATCCGTGAAGATGGCGATGTTGTCATTGATGGACTTGGTGAGCTCCGTCAGCCTTTCCTCTACTGTGTTCTCCAGGGAGGTGAAGTCCCGCTCCCTGGCATCCTTGACCACGTGGATCCCATCAGAGAGGTCTTTGAGGATCTCATTCTGGAGTTTTTGTAAAACTTCACTGATGCGGTTGATCTCGCTCTCCCCCTGCTTCACGGCTTTCTCTGTGAGATCATGTTTATGTTGGGAGCTTCTCACCAGGGACTCGAAAGTACCGAACGTGGCTTGCAGGGACTGCACCTGTAACCAAAATCCAGATGTTAACCACAGAGAACTGCTGAAGGGTTTTATCCGATTCAGCTATATTTCTTTTGATCTGCCCAGCTTAAAGGTCCCTCTGCCAACAGAACAGCACGATAATTCTCCTTTGGGGAACCATCCTTACACACAGCCCATATGGTTTGGGGGACCAACCCAAAGCCGCCAGTCCAAGCCCTCTAGGCCTGATCAATCAATGCTTTCCATCCAcccacttccccacccaggcctgGAACTACAGTGATTAGGGGATGGGCATGTGGCCTAAACCAGGCCAGCAAGGCAATTGCATAACTTCTCTTAAAACTACTGGGAAAAGAAAGCTCTTTCTACTGGAATTGCTAGCTATAGGATGAAAGAAGCCTGGAACAGCTAAGACCAATGATCAATGCCTGCCTACAGATAAGCCAGCACAGAAGGAAGCAGAACTCAGGGAGGGCAAGATCAAGTTCTGAAGATACAATTTAAATCCCTGGAGACAGCCATACTGAAGGCATCTACTCTGGAAGGAATCTACTCTGGAACTAGTAAGTTTGAGCCAATAAAttatctctcttcctccctccatctTTCTTTAGGGCAGTTTTAGCTGAATTTTTAGCTCTTGCAACTGAAAGGTCTCAAGTTTTCAGAGAAACAAAGCTGAGGCACATGGGAGACACTGGGCAGGaaagcaggagaccaggttcaggTCTCTGCTTGGTAGTTCTCACTCTTTGGCTCTGAACAAGGCACGTCCTCAACTGAAAATGTGATCAGTGGACCAGTGGCCCTCAGCAATTTCTGGCTTGTGAACACATTATGACACTGATTGCCACTATACATTCATTCTAAATAAATTCTACCCTAAACAGGGTCTGACCTGGGA includes these proteins:
- the CKAP4 gene encoding cytoskeleton-associated protein 4, translated to MPSAKQRGSKGGHGAASPSEKGAHPSGGADDVAKKPPPAPQQHPPPPAPHPQQQHPPQHPQNQAHGKGGHRGGKSSSSAAAAAASSSASCSRRLGRVLNFLFYLALVAAAAFSGWCVHHVLEEVQHVRRSHQDFSRQREELGQGLQGVEQKVQSLQATFGTFESLVRSSQHKHDLTEKAVKQGESEINRISEVLQKLQNEILKDLSDGIHVVKDARERDFTSLENTVEERLTELTKSINDNIAIFTDVQKRSQKEINDVKAKVASLEDSEGYKQDLKALKEVVKEIQTSVKSKEKDMEALRSTIQTMESDVYTEVKELVSLKQEQQRFKEAADSEHHTLQALTEKILRAEESAAHLPEEIRRLEEELGQLKAAALRPEEDGAFRPSEAFETLQKESQGLDSRLQSVEDGVQAARAAWARQGESLEALRIQSEEQARRLAELQERVAGLGPTADAEGGLAGTVRGLGEAQLSLAGDVDELKRRMAELPGAVEALQKVQEQVHTLLGREATAAPPQDLLDRLSSLDNLRASVGQVESDLKTLRTAVDSLVAYSVKIETNENNLESAKGLLEDLRNDLDRLFVKVEKIHEKV